The Candidatus Desulfarcum epimagneticum region CAATGTCCATGAGCATGGACGGCTTGTGGTTTCCGGCGTTTTTCATGTACTCAACGGCGCGCTCATAATAATCCCATCCCAGGTCGATCTCATTGGCCCTGGCGATGGCGACACATTCTTTGAGAAGAGAGTCCACGATCTGAAACACAATGGGATCGCCCATGGCCCGGGCCATGGGCAGGCCGGTGACGGCGCACACGGGATTCATGGAGGCGTTCATGACGCTTTTTCTCCAGACTTCGGAAACAATCCGGTCCGTCCGCTCGGTGGTCAGACCGCAGTCGGACAGGACTTTGGCGATCCCGGCGGCGGCGTCCCGGGCGTCCGGGTCCAGCTCCTGGATATAATGGGGAGGGTGATGAAAGGGCATGACCACATGGCAGGGGCCTTTCAGGCCGCACCCGTAGTTGACCACGGCCCGCATGACGGGTTTTTTCCCCAGGACCCGGGACAGCTCCAGCTCGGTGTCGATGCCGTTTTGCCAGCTCACGACATGCATGCCGTCCCCGACAAACGCCTCCAGAGACGAGGCGATGAGCGGCAGGGCGTTGGCCTTGGCCGTGACGAAAATCACATCCGGTTTGATATCCGCCAGTTCGTCCACCCCCGAGCATGTTCGCGTGACAGGGGCCTGAAGACTCTCAGAGCCTTCGATCACAATCCCCGGGCCGGCGGCGTTCTCAATCAGCTCCGGAACCACATCGCACAAGGTGACGTCCATGCCGCCTTTGGCCAGAAAAGCCGCCACAATGCATCCCACGGGCCCGGCGCCGATCACTGCGAATGATTGGGGGCAAAAGCCGGTTTCCTCTTTCATATCCACATCTCCTTTCACCCGATTTCTTAAGAATTATTCGGATTCCAGAATGCCGAACGCCTCGGAGTCCA contains the following coding sequences:
- a CDS encoding 2-dehydropantoate 2-reductase; this encodes MKEETGFCPQSFAVIGAGPVGCIVAAFLAKGGMDVTLCDVVPELIENAAGPGIVIEGSESLQAPVTRTCSGVDELADIKPDVIFVTAKANALPLIASSLEAFVGDGMHVVSWQNGIDTELELSRVLGKKPVMRAVVNYGCGLKGPCHVVMPFHHPPHYIQELDPDARDAAAGIAKVLSDCGLTTERTDRIVSEVWRKSVMNASMNPVCAVTGLPMARAMGDPIVFQIVDSLLKECVAIARANEIDLGWDYYERAVEYMKNAGNHKPSMLMDIEAERRTEIDFINKKFVEYGRRANVDAPFNLTLMSLVKGLESSVA